Within the Streptomyces sp. R41 genome, the region GCTGGCCCCGGAGACGAGGACGACCTGGTCGGTGGTTCCCGGGACGGGAATGTACGTCTGGGTCAGCACCATACGAAGGGTACGCGTGTCGCCCTGCGCGACGGGTACGTCTTCGACGCCGAACGTCCGGGCTGCCGCCCCGACTTCGCGGATGTCGACGGTCGTCACAGTGCGCCAGGCGTCGCCGTCCCGACGGGGCGTGATGGTGCGCAGGTTCTCGGCGATGGCGCGGGGATCGGTGGAGAGCGCCACACCCTGCTTGTCCTTCGCACCGAGCACGGAGACCGTGACGGTCGCGGACAGGGGTACCCCCTCGAAGTTCTCCGCCATACAGCCCATGTAGATGGCACCGGAGTCGTGCGCGTCCTTGGCCATCTTGCGGAGCATGTTGGTCAGGTCGGCGCGGTAGGGAGCGAGTTCGGGGATCTCGCGGGTCCGCTCGTCGACGAGGGCACGGATGGTCGCGTCCCGGCCCTCGGGGCGGATGTCGAACTCCCACCAGGACTCCGGGACCGAGAGAGACACGCCGACGGCTGCGGTACCAGGGGCAGTCATACGCCCTCCTCGTCGTCGAAGGTGACGGGCACGTAGGTCTCCGCGTGTTTCGCCAGGAAAGCGCATGCCTCTTCGGGAAGCGGCAGGGGAGCCTGGGCGACGTAATCCAACAGGCGCTTCGGTGGGTAATAGTCGACGAACCGGTACTCCACGTGCGCCAGGTTGGCCACGGTGGCATACCTTTCTTCCACTCCGAGGGCCGTGAGCAGTTCCGGAAGACTCAACTCGGCGACCCGACTGCCCGGATCCACGGGAAGGCGGTAGCGGGTCACGTCGGCAGGCGAATTCGGCAGAGAGCCGTCGGCGATTTCCTGAAGCTGGGGGTAACCCAGGGCGAACCAAGGGCCGTTCTTCTTGACCACCATCCAGCGATCGGAAACACCGCTCTGGAAGATGTGGCATTCCGCGCCGGAGAAGACCTGAGACATCCCCAGCCCCATCCTGGTGAGCCGAGGAAGCGATCCGTCCAGGCTGTCGATCTCCTCATGCCCGGCCTGTACCAGGTGGGTGAACTCGTCGAAGAAGCTCTCCCGCTTGTCGGATCCCTCCAGGCAGGAGAAGTGAATGTTGCCGTCCAGGAAGGAGGGAGCAGCGGCCCATGGGTCTCGGACAAGCCGGTAACCGACGATCTCCCCGCAGTACCCTTCGACAGGCGGAGCCGCCTCACCGCAGATCTGGCAGCAATTGATGTCGGGCATGTCTCTCCTGGTGGTCAGCTCCGCGGAGCCTGGATTGTCGCAGTCTATGTTCTATACGCGGGGCACCGGGATGAGGCCGCCGACGTCGCTCACCGGGCCGCCGGCGGGGTACGTTCCTTGCGGGAGCTCCAGGACCCCTGTGTTGTCGAAGAACCTGAGATTGCCATCACGGCTGATCACCACCTCCGTGTGAGGTGTGCTCTTGTTGTCCAGGTCCCGGCTCATGCTGTTTCTGACATTGCGCGCGGCTTCCATCTCATCGGGAGGGCCGGGTATCCGATCCTCCGGGTGCGTATGAGCAATGAACTTGTAGCCGTCGTTCGCCAGTTCATCGGGGATTTTCGTGGTGATCTCCGTGCCCTGGAAAAGTCTGAGTTCACCGGCCGCATTCTGAACCACAGCGTGTTCGACGCCATGGAATTTCTGAAGCTCGGCCATGTGAGAGATGTTCACCTCGTTCGGGCGGATGTGAACGGGGCCGCGCGTGAGAGCCTTGGCGAGTTGGCGCGCCTTGGGTGACAGCGCGCGGTAAGGGATGGTTCCGCCGAATAGTCGCGTCGATCCCTTGAACGGTCGGTAGATGGCGCGAAGGCCTTCTCCTGACCTGATCTGCAGGGCCTTTTTGAGGAGCCCTCCGCCGATTCCTTTCATGAACGCACCGCCGAGGGCGCGCAGCCCGCCGACCTTCCACAGCTTCCCGATCTTGGCGAGGCTGGTGAAGCCCTTCGTGGCGGGTATGCAGTCGAGGACGGCGAAGAGCAGATCGCCCCAGCCCGCTTGGCCGTTGGCCATCTTTCTTATCGTGTCGGCCAACACGACCAATGCGGCGGCGAACACCAGCCAGCCCAGTGGGCCGCCCACGATCATCACGATGATGCCGACGATGGTCACGACCCACTTGCAGACGGTGACGATCTCGTCCCAGTGGTCGGTGACCCAGTCGACGGCCTCTTCCCACCAGTGCCGGTTGTGGATGCCGGCGTCGGAGGCCTCGTGGAGCTTCTTCACCGTGCGGCGGGCGGCGTCCTCGCGCAGGCCCTTCGCATGGGCGGCGAGCTTCTTCGCCGCGTCCAGCATGCCCTGGGCGTCGTCCACGTCCTTCTGGGCGGCGGTCTGCTGCTCCTTGGCGTGCTGCGCGTTGCGAGTGGCCCGCCGGACCTCGGCCTCGTCGGGCTTGGGTACGTCCTTGCCGTGGTTCTTGTTCGGGTCGTACGAGTCCGCCTTCGCGGTGGCCGTGTGCACCCAGTCGTTCGCGCCGGACAACGCGGTCTGCGCGGTGGAGAGTTCCTCGCGGGCCTTGCGGCCGTCGCGCAGTGCCTTGTCCGCCTTCGTCTGGGCGTCCTCCAGGTCCGGCCAGTACGTGGCGAGGGCGTCGCCCGCGAGGTCGTAGGACTTCTTGAGCTTCTTCAGCTTGCCGGGGACGTCCTCGAACTCCGCGGTGAACGCGTCCGCGGTCTTGCCCGCCCACTTCAGGACGGCGTCCTCGTTCGCCATGCCCTTGATGTCCCGCAGCACGTGGGAGACGTCGTCGGCGAAGTCGTGCAGGGAACCCGCGAGTTTGCGGACCCGGTGCGGGTCACCCGGCGCCGGGTCGTGATCCAGGTCGAGTATGTGCCAGTCGGTCGGGCGGTGCGACACGTGTTTCCCCCGTAAACACCTGCGACGTAAAATCATGTCTGCAATAGAACGCGCATGCGAACATAGCGCATTGACCGTTGCTGGTGTGACGCGCAATGACAGTTGGTCAGTTGCGGGGCGCGCCCCCCAAGTGCCCAGCAGGCCCGCTCAGCGGTTGATCGACTGGATCTCCTGGACGTTCATGTCCTGGGTCGTCTCGAAGGTGCCGTTCGGGAGGTCGCCGCCGGTGCCGTCGCTGCCCTGCCAGGTGATCTGCCAGGTGACGCTCGCCTTCAACTGGTACGGCCGGCCGTCCGTGGCGCGCAGGTAGGTGATTCCGCAAGGCGGAGCCTTGTCGGCGTCCCCCGTCTTGTACGGGGTGCCGATGGAGCCGTCATCGTTGAACTTGCACTCGCCGGAGGCGGGGTAGGTCTCGGCGTCGTCCGTGCCCGGCTCCAGGTTGAGGGCGATCGGCTTGGCGGTGGTCTCCGCCCACAGACCCGTGTTCGGCAGCTCGGCCCGGACCTTGACCTCCTGGAAGGTGCCCTTGTCGAGCCAGACCCAAGTGGGCAGGTTCACAGTCGACTTGGCCTCGGGCCTCAACTCGACCTGCGTGTCCGGGACCTTGATCTTGTCGTAGGCGTATTCGGCGAGGGTCTTGGCCGTGGGGGCGTGCGGGACCTTCGGTATCTGACCGGCGTTCTGCCAGAACATGATGAGACCGCAGTTCCAGGACTCCGGGTCGGTGTCGTCCGGTGCGACGCTCCGCCAGAAGTAACCGTCCTTGCCGATGTTGTAGTTCTCGTAGCCCGGCGCGGACGTCCACTTCTCGTCCATGTTGTCCTCGGGCTTGCCGTCCTTGTAGTGGTCGGTCCACAACCCCTTGCCGAACCAGGACTGGTGGATCCCGACGTCCCCGTTGCCGTCCGACTCGTCCACGAAGTTCTTGAGCCCCTCGGGCGTGAAGACGGGCTCGTACCAGCAGGCCGGCGGCTTCCAATTCGGGTCGACGGTCCCGAGGTTGCCCTTCTTCCCGCCGCTGTTGCCCTTCGTGTAGGTGATTTTGATCTGGGAGTGGGTGGCGGAGGCGTAGATGTTCTTGCCCTTGGCGCCGCCGCTCGGCTTGTCCGCGGGCGGAGTCGTGGTACCGCCCGGAACGTCATCGGCGTATGCGGCGCCGGCCGACCACAGGACGGCTGCCGCTGCCAGAGCGGCGGCCCGGCGTGCCGTGTGCTGTGCGGTCGTCATCCCTGGCACTCCTTTACCCGCCCCTGCACCTCGATCTGCTGTGCCTTCCACGACTGCGTGGAACCGGGTGAGGGGCGCATCAGGATGGTGAACTTCTGGTAGCTGTCCAGGGATTCCTTCGTGTAGTGGGTCTTCCCTGTCTTGATTTTCTTGCTGTACGACTTGGCCTGGTTCCTGCAGAACGTGACGAGGACGCCCGTGGAGCCGACGTTCGCGGTGTCGGCATTGAAGTACTTGTCCGTCCCGGTGGCGGTCCATCCGCCGTCCACCCACGCCTGAATCTGCGACTTGGCGTACTTGGCGGCGCCGCCGACGGAGTAGTACTGGTACGCCGGATCGTCCGGATTCTGCTTCACGATTCCGTGCTTCAGCGCCCGGATGTAGTTCGTGGCCGTGTCGAGCGCCGCCGCGTGCTTGGAGTCGGAGGGCTTGGCGAAGTCGAAGACGAGGTGCAGATCGCCCGGCAGCGAGAGGTCGGGTGCGTCGGAGTTCGCCTTCGACGTCGAAGCCGACGGACTGCTCGACCCGGTGTCCGCCCCCTTGATGCCGTCGGACGAGTCGTCATTGCTGCCGCCGCAAGCGGTGAGCAGCAGGGTCGCCGTCGCGGCGAACGCGGCGGCGGTGGTCAGGGTGCGGCGGGCCACGATCGATCTCCCCCTGTGTAAGGCATGTGTGCAACAGAGAACGAAGCTACCAGCGGCGCGTAAAGGGGAGCGGGGCAGCAGAAGGGGATTGTGTGGGGACCGTGAGAACTGTGACATGACGGTTGCGAATGATGTGGAGGCTGGGCGTCATGGGGGATGGGGCCCGACGGGCAACTCGGGCTTACGGGGCGGGTGGTGAGGAATCGGATGGGCGCAGGTCGGCGTCCCCTGTCTGACCTTCGACTCTCTCCTTAAGATCTCGGTAGGCTCAGCACACTCCCAACTCCCACTCCCTCCACTCACGACCCAGGACACCCGCCATGGCGCGACGCACCACTTCCAGCTCGACGGGAAGCTCGCCGGGTCCGAGGAATCGGACGCCGCAGCCCCTGCCCCGGCGTCGTCGGACGTTCGGGGACTTCGTTAAGGCGTTCGGGGCGTTCGTCGCTCTGGTCGTGCTGTTGGTCGGGGTGCCGGGTGCGCTGGCCACGCAGATCGGGTGGCCGCTGCCGAGCGGGAAGCCGTCGCTGGACTGGCTGCAGCAGGAGATCACCGTCGACACGTTCATCAACGTGCTCACCGTGATCGTGTGGTTCGCCTGGGCCCAGTTCACCGCCTGCGTGCTCGTCGAGGTGAAGGCCGCGCTGTCGGGCGTGGGGCTGCCGAACCGGGTACCGGGCGCGGGGCCCAGCCAGTTGCTCGCGCGGCAGCTCGTCGCCGCGCTGCTTCTCGTGGGGGCCACCGCGGCCAGCTTCACTCCCGGGCTCTCGCAGCTCGGGCAGAACCTGGAGGGCAACCAGCGGGGGACCGTCGCCGTCGCCCAGCAGACCCCTGGCGGGCTGTTCGCCCAGCAGCAGGAGCAGGCCGCCGCCGACACGGCCGCCGCGATCGCCGAACAGGCCGCCCATGCGGCCTCGCACGCCGACAGCGGGAGCGGTCACGCCGCCAAGGAAGGCGACACCAAGTACTACCGGATCCAGCCGCCCGAGGGACGCCACCACGACTCGCTCTGGGAGATCGCCCAGCGGCATCTCGGCGACGGGCGCCGGTACAAGGAGATCTACCAGCTCAACAAGGACCGTACGCAGCCCGACGGGTCCAAGCTCTCCGAGGCCAGCCTGATCCGGCCCGGGTGGATCCTCGAAATGCCCGGCGACGCCCACGGCGGCGAGCTCGTCGAGATGCCCGACGAGGCGCCCAAGGTCTCGGAACAGGTCCAGCAGCAGATCCACGACTACGCCAAGACCGGGGATCACCAGCAGGGCGGAGGCAGCCAGCAGGGCGGCGGCTCCGGAGACCGGGACACCGCGCACATCCATGTGCCCCAGCAGCGGCCCAGCAGTGACCAGGGCGGCGGCGACCAACAGCACGAGCAGGCCGGTTCGCAGGAGAGCGGCTTCTCCTTCGGGCTTCCCGAAGCACTCGTCGGCGCGCCCCTCCTCGCCGCCGGCCTCCTCGGCGCCCTCGGCCGCCGGCGCCGTCAGGCGCTGTGGCAGTCGGCGCTCGGTGCCGTCGGCGGGCGGCGCGGCATGGAGCCGCCGATCCCGACCGGTTCCGCCGCGGACGCCCAGGACGCGCTGCTCGTGGGCGCCGACCCCGAGGGCGTACGCCTGCTCGACCTGTCGCTGCGCGGACTCGCGGCCGCTCTCGCGGCAGAGTCGCGCCCGCTGCCGACCGTCTACGCGGCCTGGCTCAGCGGCAACGGCGATCTGCATCTGCAGCTCGCCCAGCCCGCCGGGAA harbors:
- a CDS encoding putative T7SS-secreted protein, with protein sequence MSHRPTDWHILDLDHDPAPGDPHRVRKLAGSLHDFADDVSHVLRDIKGMANEDAVLKWAGKTADAFTAEFEDVPGKLKKLKKSYDLAGDALATYWPDLEDAQTKADKALRDGRKAREELSTAQTALSGANDWVHTATAKADSYDPNKNHGKDVPKPDEAEVRRATRNAQHAKEQQTAAQKDVDDAQGMLDAAKKLAAHAKGLREDAARRTVKKLHEASDAGIHNRHWWEEAVDWVTDHWDEIVTVCKWVVTIVGIIVMIVGGPLGWLVFAAALVVLADTIRKMANGQAGWGDLLFAVLDCIPATKGFTSLAKIGKLWKVGGLRALGGAFMKGIGGGLLKKALQIRSGEGLRAIYRPFKGSTRLFGGTIPYRALSPKARQLAKALTRGPVHIRPNEVNISHMAELQKFHGVEHAVVQNAAGELRLFQGTEITTKIPDELANDGYKFIAHTHPEDRIPGPPDEMEAARNVRNSMSRDLDNKSTPHTEVVISRDGNLRFFDNTGVLELPQGTYPAGGPVSDVGGLIPVPRV